A portion of the Puniceicoccus vermicola genome contains these proteins:
- a CDS encoding NuoI/complex I 23 kDa subunit family protein encodes MAETKVIERKPLSLSERTYLPQIVSGLKTTISQIFKPSVTLQYPEERPPIPKGYRGVPTLVKDPNGREKCVSCQLCEFVCPPRAIRITPGEIPEGSEYEHVEKGPEEFEINMLRCIYCGLCQEVCPEEAIFLQDVFSLSGYSREEMVNDKKKLYELGGTLPDEHFKWDKKKAAEEAAAAGGHH; translated from the coding sequence ATGGCTGAAACCAAAGTAATCGAGCGCAAGCCGCTGAGCCTGTCGGAGAGAACCTATCTCCCGCAGATCGTGTCCGGCTTGAAGACGACGATCTCGCAAATCTTCAAGCCCTCAGTCACCTTGCAGTACCCGGAGGAGCGTCCCCCGATCCCGAAAGGGTATCGAGGTGTGCCGACCCTGGTCAAAGACCCCAACGGTCGCGAGAAGTGTGTCTCCTGCCAACTGTGCGAGTTTGTCTGCCCTCCGCGGGCGATTCGGATCACCCCGGGCGAAATCCCTGAGGGCTCCGAGTATGAGCACGTCGAGAAAGGACCGGAAGAGTTCGAGATCAACATGCTGCGCTGCATTTATTGCGGGCTCTGCCAAGAGGTTTGTCCCGAGGAGGCTATTTTTCTTCAGGACGTGTTTTCACTTTCTGGATACTCGCGTGAGGAAATGGTGAACGATAAGAAGAAACTTTACGAACTAGGTGGAACGCTCCCCGACGAACATTTCAAGTGGGACAAAAAGAAGGCAGCAGAGGAGGCTGCGGCAGCGGGCGGACACCATTGA
- a CDS encoding NADH-quinone oxidoreductase subunit J family protein, with the protein MVVARNPVNGAMFMIVSFVGMAALFVLLEAFFLAILQILVYAGAIMVLFLFIIMLLDMDEVEKIKPRTVTAFASGISLALIVVGIISLLGSDGMSGQAFASLAAAPDFPSAAAPMELSLSTKSYGFGLFTKYMLPFQLTGLLLLVAMIGVIVISKKREPSQEQSAS; encoded by the coding sequence ATGGTCGTAGCTCGCAATCCGGTCAACGGCGCCATGTTCATGATCGTCTCCTTTGTGGGGATGGCCGCGCTCTTTGTGCTTCTGGAGGCCTTCTTTTTGGCCATTCTCCAGATTCTCGTCTACGCGGGCGCGATCATGGTGCTCTTTCTCTTCATCATCATGTTGCTCGACATGGATGAGGTGGAGAAGATCAAGCCTCGAACCGTAACGGCTTTTGCCAGCGGGATTTCCTTGGCCTTGATCGTGGTCGGGATCATTTCACTGCTCGGCTCGGACGGTATGTCCGGGCAGGCGTTTGCTTCCCTTGCGGCAGCCCCGGATTTCCCCTCCGCTGCGGCTCCGATGGAACTTTCTCTGAGCACCAAGTCCTACGGATTCGGGCTCTTCACGAAATACATGCTTCCGTTCCAGTTGACGGGGCTGTTGTTGTTGGTGGCGATGATCGGTGTGATTGTCATCAGCAAGAAACGGGAACCATCCCAGGAGCAGAGCGCTTCCTGA
- the nuoK gene encoding NADH-quinone oxidoreductase subunit NuoK → MTLSLNSFLFVAGLLFAIGFFGVLLRRNVLVIFMSLEMMLNAAILALVAFSRFNGIMDGNIFVFFIITVAAAEIAVGLAIIVALFRKRQSVMVEQLSSLKN, encoded by the coding sequence ATGACACTTAGTCTGAATTCTTTCCTTTTCGTTGCGGGGCTGTTGTTCGCCATCGGTTTTTTCGGAGTGCTTCTCCGGAGGAACGTTCTGGTGATCTTCATGTCCCTGGAAATGATGCTCAACGCCGCGATTTTGGCGCTCGTCGCATTCTCACGGTTTAACGGCATTATGGACGGAAACATCTTTGTCTTTTTCATCATCACGGTCGCAGCGGCGGAAATTGCCGTCGGCCTGGCCATCATCGTGGCGCTTTTCCGGAAGCGTCAGTCGGTGATGGTTGAACAGCTCAGCAGCTTGAAGAACTGA
- a CDS encoding complex I subunit 4 family protein → MVFDSTLLLLAILIPLFGGLTLLGFRNLSASVVRLVALTGFTLPLLIAIWLYFMFAGADQVDGYRFFTELDTGLGFFGINLTLGLNGISLPLFFLAGLVGLAAGIQALHSDAGRRQLYLSLLLIMQAGLMGTFASVDIFFFYFFHELALIPTFVMIGIWGGFGRRSAAIEMTIYLTLGAMLSLLGLILIYSASGIDSFNLIDIRQYLIEQPLSETLSNNIFGLLLFGFGILVSLFPFHSWAPRGYAAAPTAAAMLHAGVLKKFGLYGLIQIAYPLLPQGAAHWGPLLMWLALGNVVVIGLITMAQRDLKQMVGYSSVMHMGYCFLGLVTLNSIGVGGAVILMFGHGLSVALLFMLSTAVFHRTQTYDMKEMGGLATRTPILAGMFVAATFASIGLPGFANFWGEFAIFVSLWHYNPWALAAAATGIIISAIYGLRAVAWIFFGKPSEALAEHWKENKPFELRQGERLSATLLFSGLMIVGFFPRIFSDYVDMDLTPYFSSEPTASVQAASPAEIAAQQNDSEMFVANATSNDLSAKVEVAR, encoded by the coding sequence ATGGTTTTTGATAGTACACTTCTCCTCCTGGCGATTTTGATTCCCCTTTTCGGGGGATTAACGCTGCTCGGGTTCCGAAATCTTTCCGCTTCGGTGGTTCGGCTCGTGGCGTTGACCGGGTTCACTCTCCCTCTGCTGATCGCGATCTGGCTCTACTTTATGTTTGCCGGTGCGGATCAGGTGGATGGATACCGATTCTTCACTGAGCTTGATACAGGGCTGGGCTTCTTTGGCATCAACTTGACTCTGGGGCTGAACGGGATCTCTCTCCCGCTCTTTTTCCTCGCGGGACTCGTTGGGTTGGCCGCGGGTATTCAAGCGCTGCATTCCGACGCCGGACGCCGTCAGCTCTACTTGAGCTTGCTTCTGATCATGCAGGCAGGGCTCATGGGAACCTTCGCTTCAGTCGATATCTTCTTCTTCTATTTTTTCCACGAGCTCGCCCTCATCCCGACTTTCGTGATGATCGGCATCTGGGGAGGATTTGGCCGACGCTCCGCGGCGATCGAGATGACGATTTATCTGACGCTCGGTGCGATGCTTTCGCTTCTCGGGTTGATCCTCATCTACTCAGCTTCGGGAATCGATTCCTTCAATCTGATCGATATTCGCCAATACCTGATAGAGCAGCCATTGAGTGAAACCTTGAGCAATAATATCTTCGGATTGCTGCTCTTCGGTTTCGGGATTCTGGTTTCGCTCTTCCCCTTCCACAGTTGGGCTCCGCGTGGCTATGCGGCGGCGCCGACGGCAGCTGCGATGCTGCACGCCGGGGTATTGAAGAAGTTTGGCCTCTACGGGTTGATTCAGATCGCCTATCCGCTGCTTCCACAAGGGGCAGCACATTGGGGCCCTCTGCTCATGTGGTTGGCTTTGGGGAACGTGGTCGTCATCGGCCTCATCACCATGGCTCAGCGTGATCTGAAACAGATGGTTGGGTACAGCTCGGTGATGCACATGGGCTATTGCTTCCTCGGATTGGTAACCCTCAACTCGATCGGGGTAGGGGGAGCCGTGATCCTCATGTTTGGTCATGGTCTTTCCGTGGCGCTTCTCTTCATGCTCTCCACCGCGGTTTTCCATCGGACTCAGACTTACGACATGAAAGAGATGGGAGGCCTCGCCACCCGGACTCCGATTCTGGCCGGAATGTTCGTTGCCGCGACCTTTGCCAGCATCGGGCTTCCCGGATTTGCCAATTTCTGGGGTGAGTTTGCGATCTTCGTCTCGCTCTGGCACTACAATCCATGGGCTCTCGCAGCTGCGGCTACGGGCATCATTATCTCAGCGATTTACGGACTGCGGGCCGTGGCTTGGATCTTTTTCGGAAAGCCGTCCGAAGCCTTGGCTGAGCATTGGAAAGAGAACAAACCTTTCGAGTTGCGGCAGGGCGAACGTCTCTCGGCGACCCTGCTATTCTCCGGTCTTATGATCGTGGGATTCTTCCCGCGGATCTTCTCTGACTACGTCGATATGGATCTTACGCCTTATTTCTCGTCGGAACCGACTGCTTCGGTGCAGGCCGCCTCACCGGCGGAAATCGCCGCCCAGCAGAACGATTCCGAAATGTTTGTCGCCAACGCGACGTCCAATGATCTTTCCGCGAAAGTGGAGGTGGCTCGATGA
- a CDS encoding complex I subunit 1/NuoH family protein — protein MELTSVLLKIVYAVLMIVVVMTMAGYSVLIERKVSSWVQGRVGPNRASPFFVKYLPVIGPMLVRWGIFQPVADGLKFLFKEEITPGHVNKVYYYMAPIIALVPALTTMVVIPFGQYTNPDTGAVNPLMLAPLDIGILFIFAVSSLGVYGIVLAGWSSNNKYSFLGSIRSSAQMISYELSLGLSIFPLFLWLNAPGVEGGLGLTSVVGYQQNIWFIFVQPLSALLFLVAIFAETNRLPFDMAESETDLVGGFHTEYGCFKFGIFFVAEYAHIVIGSALFALLFLGGWHFLPGVANPWPDGWIGGVLSTIWFIIKVVAMIVFFVLIRWTIPRFRYDQVMKLGWTILLPLAIANLILNAIIIAIIDTQ, from the coding sequence ATGGAACTCACATCCGTCCTCCTGAAAATTGTATACGCGGTCTTGATGATCGTGGTGGTCATGACCATGGCCGGATACTCCGTGCTCATTGAGCGCAAGGTTTCCAGCTGGGTGCAGGGCCGAGTCGGACCGAACCGGGCCTCTCCGTTTTTCGTCAAATATTTGCCTGTGATCGGGCCCATGCTCGTGCGATGGGGGATTTTCCAACCGGTGGCTGACGGGTTGAAGTTCCTTTTCAAGGAGGAGATCACTCCGGGGCACGTAAACAAGGTGTATTACTACATGGCCCCGATCATCGCGTTGGTGCCGGCGTTGACGACGATGGTGGTCATTCCGTTTGGGCAGTATACGAATCCGGATACCGGAGCGGTCAATCCGCTCATGTTAGCCCCGCTCGACATTGGGATTCTCTTCATCTTTGCAGTCTCTTCGCTAGGGGTGTACGGGATCGTGCTCGCGGGTTGGTCCTCGAACAATAAGTATTCCTTCCTCGGCAGCATCCGGAGCTCGGCGCAGATGATCTCCTATGAGCTCTCGCTGGGCCTCTCCATCTTCCCGTTGTTCCTCTGGCTCAACGCACCGGGGGTCGAAGGCGGCTTGGGTCTGACCTCGGTCGTCGGCTATCAGCAGAATATCTGGTTCATTTTTGTCCAGCCGCTGAGTGCGCTCCTTTTCCTCGTCGCCATCTTCGCAGAGACGAATCGCCTGCCTTTTGATATGGCTGAGTCGGAGACTGACCTCGTCGGTGGGTTTCACACGGAGTACGGCTGCTTCAAATTCGGGATCTTTTTCGTCGCCGAGTACGCGCACATCGTCATCGGTTCCGCTCTTTTCGCCCTGCTGTTCCTCGGGGGATGGCATTTCCTTCCCGGCGTAGCCAATCCTTGGCCCGATGGCTGGATCGGAGGCGTTCTCTCAACGATCTGGTTCATCATAAAGGTCGTGGCGATGATTGTCTTCTTCGTTCTGATTCGTTGGACGATCCCCCGGTTCCGTTACGACCAGGTGATGAAGCTTGGCTGGACCATCCTCCTGCCTCTGGCGATCGCCAACCTCATCTTGAACGCGATCATTATCGCTATCATCGATACACAGTAA
- the nuoL gene encoding NADH-quinone oxidoreductase subunit L, protein MELNTLMVLILVTPLLSAGLIALFFRDRGGIASGISVIASGLILVLSIFLLLNAPDKPYTTSIDWFTVGDLTISLGFLLNGHTHLLLFVVSFVGFWIHLFSIGYMDDDKAKGRFFGGLSIFMFSMLGIVLADNLAMIFIFWELVGFSSYMLIAHYCDTDEAAEASKKAFIVNRVGDFGFLIGIVWCFWKFGTLNLSEIDLAVGANPALAVTGLGLLLICGFLGKSAQFPLHVWLPDAMAGPTPISALIHAATMVAAGIFLLVRIDVLLTPFVLEWIAWTGAGMALIAGFVALGQNDIKKILAYSTLSQLGYMAAAVGIGLPGLGLFHLTTHAFFKALLFLCSGSIIHACHHEQDIFKMGGLLKKMPVTSIAFLAGMLALMGANFTAGYWSKEAIMTAAFAIDGPIFWFLIGGAVLTALYMGRLFLIAFLGKPRTEKVEHCKESGPVMLLPLLVLGVLALIGGFYTFWPEVLSQSFVGEVNAVYHGEEFHHAHETLKIWGTVAWISGLVIALVLYGIGSSKDRLAEKVPALYTVFRRRLFIDDVYDFYVTKIQQRFVDILGFIDLFLISGVMVRGSAGIAGLVGVFTRSLHVGSLHGYVYWFLLGIVLFWAFSMGWF, encoded by the coding sequence ATGGAATTAAACACCCTCATGGTTCTTATCTTGGTGACCCCGCTTCTGTCGGCGGGGCTCATTGCGCTTTTCTTTCGCGATCGCGGAGGAATCGCTTCGGGGATCTCCGTCATTGCGAGCGGTCTGATTCTCGTCTTGTCGATTTTCCTCCTGCTGAACGCTCCGGACAAGCCTTACACCACCTCGATCGACTGGTTCACAGTGGGCGACCTCACGATCTCGTTGGGGTTCCTGCTCAATGGGCATACCCACCTGCTGCTGTTTGTGGTCTCCTTCGTCGGATTCTGGATTCATTTGTTCAGCATCGGGTATATGGATGACGACAAGGCGAAGGGGCGCTTCTTTGGCGGACTTTCGATCTTCATGTTCTCGATGCTCGGGATCGTCCTCGCGGACAACCTCGCGATGATATTCATCTTCTGGGAGTTGGTCGGATTCAGTTCTTACATGCTGATCGCCCACTACTGCGATACGGATGAAGCCGCCGAAGCTTCGAAGAAGGCTTTCATCGTCAATCGGGTAGGGGACTTTGGTTTCCTGATCGGGATTGTCTGGTGTTTCTGGAAGTTCGGCACCCTGAATTTGAGTGAAATCGATTTGGCGGTGGGAGCGAATCCAGCATTGGCCGTGACCGGATTGGGGCTGCTCTTGATCTGCGGATTCCTCGGAAAGTCGGCTCAATTCCCACTTCACGTCTGGTTGCCGGACGCGATGGCGGGCCCGACTCCGATCTCTGCTCTCATCCACGCCGCAACCATGGTGGCCGCGGGGATTTTCCTCCTCGTGCGGATCGATGTCCTCCTCACTCCTTTCGTTCTGGAATGGATCGCTTGGACGGGTGCTGGCATGGCCTTGATTGCTGGTTTTGTCGCTTTGGGGCAGAACGACATCAAGAAGATCCTCGCCTATTCGACGCTCTCGCAGCTCGGTTACATGGCGGCGGCAGTCGGGATTGGGTTGCCGGGATTGGGTCTGTTCCACCTGACAACCCACGCATTTTTCAAGGCTCTGTTGTTCCTCTGCTCGGGCTCGATTATTCACGCCTGCCACCACGAGCAGGACATCTTCAAGATGGGCGGATTGCTCAAGAAGATGCCCGTGACCTCGATTGCCTTCCTCGCCGGAATGCTCGCTCTCATGGGGGCAAACTTCACTGCCGGATATTGGAGTAAGGAAGCCATCATGACGGCCGCCTTCGCAATCGACGGACCGATCTTTTGGTTCCTCATCGGAGGTGCTGTGCTGACAGCCCTCTATATGGGACGACTCTTCCTTATCGCCTTCCTGGGCAAACCTCGCACTGAAAAAGTGGAGCATTGCAAGGAAAGCGGTCCGGTCATGCTTCTGCCGCTTCTGGTTTTAGGGGTCTTGGCGTTAATCGGTGGTTTCTACACCTTCTGGCCTGAGGTTCTCTCTCAGTCGTTTGTGGGTGAAGTAAATGCCGTATATCACGGGGAGGAGTTCCACCACGCTCACGAAACCCTCAAAATCTGGGGAACGGTTGCCTGGATTTCCGGGTTGGTCATTGCCCTCGTTCTCTACGGAATCGGCAGCTCCAAGGATCGCTTGGCTGAGAAGGTTCCGGCGCTCTACACAGTTTTCCGCCGCCGTCTCTTCATCGACGATGTCTATGATTTTTACGTCACAAAGATTCAGCAGCGGTTTGTCGATATCCTCGGTTTCATTGATCTCTTCCTGATTTCAGGAGTGATGGTCAGGGGATCGGCGGGAATCGCCGGACTTGTTGGGGTTTTCACTCGAAGTCTGCACGTCGGCAGTCTTCACGGATATGTTTATTGGTTTCTCTTGGGGATCGTTCTGTTTTGGGCGTTTTCCATGGGCTGGTTCTGA